Proteins from a single region of Gossypium arboreum isolate Shixiya-1 chromosome 1, ASM2569848v2, whole genome shotgun sequence:
- the LOC108483631 gene encoding ABC transporter G family member 3-like: protein MEEIQSQSDNYRSSSSSASSPASRVPSSNFFYLRKPGSLRQPISFEDSPEWEDTDADVRVEEGGDSINAATAPVSPSLSKLNSGSLPSPPMPEGTAVTRKTAGASVVWKDLAVTIKGKRKYSDKVVKSSNGYALPGTMTVIMGPAKSGKSTLLRAIAGRLHPSAKMYGEVFINGAKTRLLYGSYGFVDRETTLIGSLTVREYLYYSALLQLPGFFCQKKSVVEEAIQAMSLGDYANKLIGGHCYMKGLARGERRRVSIARELVMRPRILFIDEPLYHLDSVSALLMMVTLKKLASTGCTLIFTIYQSSTEVFGLFDRICLLSNGNTLFFGETLACLQHFSNAGFPCPIMQSPSDHFLRAINTDFDRIIAMCKNWQDDNGDFSSVNMDTAVAIRTLEATYKSSADAAAVETMMLRLTEKEGPLLKSKGKASNATRIAVLTWRSLLIMSREWKYYWIRLILYMILTLCIGTVFSGLGHSLSSVVKRVAAIFVFVSFTSLLSIAGVPALLKEVKIYASEESNQHSGALVFLFGQLLSSIPFLFLISISSSLVFYFLIGLRDGFSLLMYFVLNFFMCLFVNEGLLLAVTSLWQNIFWSILTLVTIHVVMMLSAGYLRIRNELPRPMWKYPLSYIAFHTYSIQGLLENEYLGTNFAVGQVRTISGFQALHSAYDISQSSNSKWENLLVLFLMAIGYRILVFVLLHFHVRKNVSLHRIWQCRKSTT, encoded by the exons ATGGAAGAAATACAGTCTCAATCGGACAATTATAGGTCTTCTTCCTCCTCAGCCAGTAGTCCTGCAAGTAGGGTGCCCTCTAGTAACTTTTTCTATCTTCGGAAACCTGGTTCTCTTCGACAACCCATCTCATTTGAGGATTCGCCTGAGTGGGAAGATACAGATGCCGATGTCAGGGTGGAGGAAGGAGGTGACTCTATCAATGCTGCAACTGCGCCAGTCTCACCATCTCTCTCAAAACTCAATAGTGGGTCCTTGCCATCACCGCCGATGCCAGAAGGTACAGCTGTTACAAGAAAAACTGCCGGTGCATCAGTTGTGTGGAAAGACTTGGCTGTTACCATAAAGGGAAAGCGGAAGTATTCTGATAAAGTTGTGAAGAGTTCCAATGGTTATGCATTGCCTGGCACGATGACAGTAATCATGGGTCCTGCAAAATCCGGGAAGTCCACGCTACTGAGGGCTATAGCAG GAAGATTACATCCTTCAGCTAAAATGTATGGTGAAGTATTCATTAATGGGGCGAAAACACGCTTGCTTTATGGTTCATAT GGATTTGTTGACAGGGAAACCACTCTAATTGGTTCACTCACAGTCCGGGAGTATCTATACTACTCAGCTTTGCTCCAACTTCCTGGTTTTTTCTGTCAGAAAAAGAGTGTGGTAGAGGAAGCCATCCAAGCCATGTCCTTGGGTGACTATGCAAACAAACTAATTGGTGGCCATTGTTATATGAAAGGCCTTGCTAGGGGTGAAAGAAGGCGTGTTAGTATTGCTCGGGAACTTGTGATGAGGCCTCGTATCTTATTCATAGATGAGcctctttatcatcttgacag TGTCTCTGCCCTTTTGATGATGGTAACACTGAAGAAACTTGCAAGCACAGGATGCACTCTCATTTTCACCATTTACCAGAGCAGTACAGAAGTTTTTGGTCTCTTCGATCGTATCTGTCTACTCTCAAATGGAAACACCCTGTTTTTTGGGGAAACGTTAGCTTGCTTGCAG CACTTCTCAAATGCTGGATTTCCTTGCCCGATTATGCAAAGTCCTTCTGATCACTTTCTACGTGCCATAAATACAGATTTCGACAGGATCATTGCGATGTGCAAAAATTGGCAG GATGACAATGGGGACTTCTCATCTGTGAACATGGATACTGCTGTTGCAATTCGCACTCTTGAGGCAACATATAAATCATCAGCTGATGCCGCTGCAGTTGAAACTATGATGCTGAGACTCACCGAGAAG GAGGGTCCTCTTCTCAAAAGCAAAGGAAAGGCTAGCAATGCCACACGAATTGCAGTATTGACTTGGAGGTCGTTATTAATCATGTCAAGGGAGTGGAAATACTACTGGATTCGCCTTATCCTTTATATGATCCTTACACTGTGCATTGGAACAGTATTTTCAGGCTTGGGGCATTCTTTGTCTTCAGTTGTG AAAAGAGTCGCTGCAATTTTTGTATTTGTGTCATTTACTTCACTTTTAAGCATCGCTGGAGTACCTGCACTACTCAAAGAAGTCAAG ATTTATGCGAGCGAGGAGTCAAACCAGCATTCAGGAGCTTTAGTCTTTTTGTTCGGCCAACTTCTGTCCAGCATCCCATTCCTGTTCCTCATCTCCATATCATCGAGTCTCGTCTTCTATTTCTTAATAGGATTGCGAGATGGATTCAGCTTGCTGATGTACTTCGTGCTGAATTTCTTTATGTGCCTCTTTGTTAATGAAGGATTGCTGCTGGCAGTTACTTCTTTGTGGCAAAATATTTTCTGGAGTATCTTAACACTTGTAACGATACAT GTAGTAATGATGCTTTCTGCAGGCTATTTGAGAATCCGCAATGAGCTGCCCAGACCCATGTGGAAGTATCCATTATCATATATTGCTTTCCACACTTATTCCATCCAG GGACTTTTGGAGAATGAGTACCTCGGGACCAATTTTGCCGTCGGGCAGGTGAGGACGATATCAGGGTTTCAGGCACTCCATAGTGCTTACGACATCTCTCAAAGCAGCAACTCCAAGTGGGAGAATTTACTGGTATTGTTCCTCATGGCTATTGGATATAGAATCCTTGTGTTTGTTTTGCTACATTTTCATGTTAGGAAAAATGTATCCCTACATAGAATTTGGCAGTGCCGCAAATCAACAACCTGA